Proteins found in one Solitalea lacus genomic segment:
- a CDS encoding pentapeptide repeat-containing protein, with the protein MNKTYFEGETYKDINYIDHPLPKGEYENCRFSNCNFSTSNLSSIVFIDCEFDYCDLSMAKINETAFREVKFKKCKLMGLRFDTCNQFLLAFSFEGCMLNFSSFYKLKIKGTHFADCRVEEVDFVETDLTKALFKDCDLRMTVFENTLLEQADLRTAINFSINPEINNINKARFSTHNIIGLLDKYNIVVD; encoded by the coding sequence ATGAATAAAACCTATTTTGAAGGCGAAACTTATAAAGACATAAATTATATTGATCATCCCTTACCTAAGGGCGAATACGAGAACTGCAGGTTTTCTAATTGTAATTTTTCAACTTCCAACCTTTCGTCAATAGTGTTTATTGATTGTGAGTTTGATTATTGTGATTTAAGCATGGCTAAAATCAACGAAACTGCATTTAGGGAAGTCAAGTTTAAGAAGTGTAAACTAATGGGGCTGCGATTTGATACTTGTAATCAGTTTTTGTTGGCCTTTAGCTTTGAAGGGTGTATGTTAAACTTCTCCTCGTTTTATAAACTGAAAATAAAAGGAACCCATTTTGCCGACTGCAGGGTGGAAGAAGTAGATTTTGTTGAGACCGATTTAACCAAAGCTTTATTTAAAGACTGTGACCTCAGGATGACTGTTTTTGAGAATACTTTATTGGAGCAAGCCGATTTACGTACAGCTATTAATTTCTCGATCAATCCCGAAATAAATAATATAAACAAAGCTCGGTTTTCAACCCATAATATAATTGGGTTACTGGATAAATACAATATTGTGGTTGACTAA
- a CDS encoding methylmalonyl-CoA mutase family protein gives MMETVEVYKPKNKVRFVTAASLFDGHDASINIMRRILQSSGAEVIHLGHNRSVEEVVNCAIQEDVQGIAMTSYQGGHVEYFKYMYDLLNERGAGHIKIFGGGGGVILPEEIEELHNYGISRIFSPDDGRTMGLQGMINFLMEQCDLPVKAALNGEVKGIVKKEVPAIAHAISVAENLPAEADKFLEEVKKLIGTHKIPVLGITGTGGAGKSSLVDELVRRYLLETDKTIAIISVDPSKRKTGGALLGDRIRMNAINSPRVYMRSLATRQANLALSKHVQEAIDICKAASYDLVIVETSGIGQSDTEITEHCDVSLYVMTPEFGAATQLEKIDMLDFADLVAINKFDKRGALDAIRDVKKQYKRNHNLWDANDDSLPIFGTIASQFNDPGMNNLFAALMSKIKEKTGIDFQAHYELTPEVSEKIFIIPPDRNRYLAEIVENNHEYKNWVNAQCSIAQKMYQLKGTIDLLKSEGNNQEDTVTQLESLYNHLEENLAGECKRLLREWPETVRKYKEDFFVYKVRDKEIKQALYYESLSKLKVPKIALPKYEAWGDILRWLLTENVPGEFPYAAGVFPLKREGEDPTRMFAGEGGPERTNKRFHYVSLGQPAHRLSTAFDSVTLYGEDPHTRPDIYGKIGNSGVSIATLDDCKKLYSGFDLCHASTSVSMTINGPAPMLLGFFMNTAIDQQCEKYIHHHGLVKEVKAKIEEIYKKKGVERPSYNGELPEGNNGLGLMLLGVTGDEVLPSDVYEKIKAHAISTVRGTVQADILKEDQAQNTCIFSTEFALRMMGDIQQYFIDQKVRNFYSVSISGYHIAEAGANPISQLAFTLANGFTFVEYYLSRGMHIDDFAPNLSFFFSNGIDPEYSVIGRVARKIWAKAIKNKYKGNDRSQKLKYHIQTSGRSLHAQEIDFNDIRTTLQALYAIYDNCNSLHTNAYDEAITTPTEESVRRAMAIQLIINRELGLAKNENPLQGSFIIEELTDLVEEAVLTEFKRINDRGGVLGAMETMYQRSKIQEESLYYETLKHNGDYPIIGVNTFLNSKGSPTVIPQEVIRATEEEKQYQISALHAFQKRNQDKSTQAIKELQQAAIHNQNIFEKLIEVTKYCSLGQISAALYQVGGQYRRNM, from the coding sequence ATGATGGAAACTGTAGAAGTTTATAAACCAAAGAACAAAGTACGTTTTGTTACAGCTGCCTCGTTATTCGACGGACATGATGCCTCAATCAATATTATGCGTCGAATCCTTCAATCGAGTGGAGCCGAAGTAATACACCTGGGTCATAACCGTTCTGTTGAAGAAGTGGTCAATTGTGCCATTCAGGAAGATGTGCAAGGCATTGCCATGACCAGCTATCAAGGCGGTCATGTTGAATACTTTAAATATATGTATGACCTCTTGAATGAACGAGGGGCAGGTCATATTAAAATTTTTGGTGGCGGAGGCGGTGTAATTCTACCTGAAGAAATTGAAGAGCTCCATAACTATGGCATTAGTCGCATCTTTTCTCCCGATGATGGCCGTACCATGGGCCTACAAGGAATGATTAATTTTTTAATGGAACAATGCGATTTACCAGTAAAAGCTGCTTTAAACGGCGAAGTAAAAGGCATTGTTAAGAAAGAAGTTCCTGCCATTGCACATGCAATTTCTGTTGCTGAAAATCTTCCGGCAGAAGCTGATAAGTTTTTAGAGGAAGTTAAAAAACTTATCGGCACACATAAAATTCCGGTGCTAGGTATTACTGGAACCGGTGGAGCCGGAAAATCATCATTAGTTGATGAATTAGTTCGCCGTTACCTGCTTGAAACCGATAAAACCATCGCTATTATTTCGGTGGACCCTTCAAAACGTAAAACCGGAGGCGCATTATTAGGCGATCGAATTCGTATGAATGCCATTAACAGCCCTCGCGTTTATATGCGATCGCTAGCTACTCGTCAGGCCAATTTGGCGTTATCAAAACATGTTCAGGAAGCAATTGATATATGTAAAGCAGCATCTTATGACTTGGTAATCGTTGAAACGTCAGGTATTGGTCAGTCAGATACGGAAATTACCGAGCATTGTGATGTGTCTTTGTATGTAATGACACCTGAATTTGGTGCAGCAACTCAGCTAGAAAAAATCGACATGTTGGATTTTGCCGATTTGGTTGCCATCAACAAATTCGATAAACGTGGAGCGCTAGATGCCATTCGCGATGTAAAGAAACAGTACAAACGCAATCATAACCTTTGGGATGCCAATGATGATTCATTGCCAATTTTCGGCACTATAGCTTCTCAGTTTAATGATCCGGGAATGAACAATTTGTTCGCAGCTTTAATGTCGAAAATCAAAGAAAAAACAGGAATTGATTTTCAGGCGCATTATGAGCTTACACCTGAGGTATCAGAGAAAATATTTATCATCCCACCTGATCGAAACCGTTATTTAGCTGAAATTGTTGAGAACAATCATGAATACAAGAATTGGGTTAATGCACAATGCAGCATTGCTCAAAAGATGTATCAACTCAAAGGAACGATTGATCTGCTAAAATCAGAAGGAAACAATCAAGAAGATACTGTAACTCAACTGGAGAGTCTTTATAATCATTTAGAAGAAAATCTTGCAGGTGAGTGTAAGCGTTTATTACGTGAATGGCCGGAAACAGTAAGAAAATATAAGGAAGACTTTTTTGTGTACAAAGTTCGAGACAAAGAAATTAAACAAGCCTTGTATTATGAGTCTTTATCAAAACTAAAAGTTCCTAAAATTGCCCTGCCAAAATATGAAGCTTGGGGTGATATTTTACGTTGGTTATTAACTGAAAATGTTCCGGGTGAGTTTCCTTATGCAGCCGGAGTATTTCCATTAAAGCGTGAAGGAGAAGATCCAACCCGTATGTTTGCAGGGGAAGGGGGACCAGAGCGTACTAACAAGCGTTTCCATTACGTTTCATTGGGTCAACCTGCTCACCGCTTATCCACAGCCTTTGATTCAGTGACGCTTTACGGAGAAGATCCACATACCCGCCCTGACATTTATGGCAAAATCGGCAACTCAGGGGTTTCTATTGCCACTCTTGACGATTGTAAAAAATTGTATTCAGGTTTTGACCTTTGCCATGCCAGCACCTCGGTTTCAATGACAATTAACGGTCCAGCACCGATGCTGTTGGGCTTCTTTATGAACACCGCCATTGATCAGCAATGTGAAAAATACATTCATCATCATGGCCTAGTAAAAGAAGTTAAAGCCAAAATTGAAGAGATCTATAAGAAAAAGGGTGTTGAACGACCAAGCTATAATGGAGAACTTCCAGAAGGCAATAACGGCTTGGGTTTAATGCTTTTAGGCGTTACCGGCGATGAAGTTTTACCTTCTGATGTTTATGAAAAGATTAAAGCACATGCCATTTCCACTGTACGCGGAACAGTTCAGGCCGATATTTTAAAAGAAGATCAGGCTCAAAACACCTGTATTTTCTCTACTGAATTTGCTTTGCGCATGATGGGTGATATACAACAATATTTCATCGATCAAAAAGTACGCAACTTCTATTCGGTATCAATTTCGGGTTATCACATTGCAGAAGCCGGAGCTAACCCGATTTCTCAGTTGGCCTTTACATTAGCAAACGGTTTCACCTTTGTTGAGTATTACCTGAGCCGAGGTATGCACATTGACGACTTTGCACCAAATCTTTCATTCTTCTTCTCCAATGGTATCGATCCTGAATATTCAGTAATCGGACGTGTAGCCAGAAAAATTTGGGCCAAAGCCATCAAAAACAAATACAAAGGCAATGATCGCTCTCAAAAACTGAAGTACCATATCCAAACATCAGGACGTTCATTGCACGCACAAGAAATCGACTTTAACGATATCCGCACAACCTTACAGGCCCTTTACGCCATTTACGACAACTGTAATTCTCTTCATACTAACGCATACGATGAGGCTATTACCACGCCTACCGAAGAATCGGTACGCAGAGCAATGGCCATCCAGCTAATCATTAATCGTGAGCTTGGTTTGGCGAAGAACGAAAACCCACTACAAGGTTCATTTATTATTGAAGAGCTAACTGACTTGGTTGAAGAAGCGGTATTAACAGAGTTTAAACGAATTAATGATCGCGGCGGAGTGTTGGGAGCAATGGAAACCATGTATCAACGCAGTAAAATTCAGGAAGAATCATTGTATTACGAAACGCTGAAACATAATGGTGATTACCCAATTATTGGAGTAAATACATTCCTGAACAGTAAAGGTTCGCCTACGGTTATCCCTCAAGAAGTAATTCGTGCAACGGAAGAAGAAAAGCAATATCAGATTTCAGCTTTACATGCTTTCCAAAAGCGTAACCAAGACAAGAGTACTCAAGCGATCAAAGAGTTACAGCAAGCAGCTATTCACAACCAAAATATTTTTGAAAAGCTAATAGAAGTGACCAAATACTGCTCATTGGGACAAATCTCGGCGGCCCTTTATCAAGTTGGCGGTCAGTACAGAAGAAATATGTAG